GCGGATTCAACAGCTTGGAGGTCGCCCAACGCCCGTTCGATCTTTGCGATACAACCTGCGCAATGCACCTCAGGTGTAGAAAGGGTTACCTGTCGAAGTCCATTTCCAACACCCCGGCTTGCCAGGAATATTTCCTCGCCACGAGAACGAACCGCATCCTTGTCTGGACAAATATCAGCGAACGAGCAGCAAGCCATGGCTATTTCACCGCTTTATACGCGTGCCAGGTTGCGTGGCCGAGAAGCGGGAAAATGACGATCAACCCGATGCCCGCGGTGGCCACTGCGATCACAAACAGAGCCAAAATCAGCGCACCCCAGAGCAGCATTGGACGCAAGTTGTTCCAGACCAACGCGGCACTGACACCCATCGCCGTGAAGGCATCGATCTGCTGGTCGAGTAGCATTGGAATCGAAAAGGCGCTGATTGCAAAGGAGAAACCTGCGAACAAGGCCCCCACAAATAGCCCCACGGCTAGCATCGCCCAGCCGGTCGGCGTGGTGAGGAGCAGTTCGGCGACGTGCTGGAGGCCGGGGAAGGGGCGAACGCCAAAAAAGAGTGCATAAATCAGGACTGCGGCTCGCATCCACAAAAGCATGAGCATGCAAAGGAGCAATCCTGTGAAAAATACCTGAGCGCCAGCTCTCGGGCGGACGCCAAGCATCCCACCGAAGGTGGTCTGCTGCGCGCTCTCAAGGCGAGCACTCTTCAAATAGAGACCCGACGCCAGAAGTGGTCCGATGATCATCAGACCGGCAACAACTGGAAAGAGAAAGTAATCG
Above is a genomic segment from Ensifer canadensis containing:
- a CDS encoding DUF2189 domain-containing protein produces the protein MVSHNKTRRLISEVSGIEETWNPKWQRHLPINAPFTWLAKGWRDFLISPAQSLAYGVVVCALCSLSVWVLFATRRDYFLFPVVAGLMIIGPLLASGLYLKSARLESAQQTTFGGMLGVRPRAGAQVFFTGLLLCMLMLLWMRAAVLIYALFFGVRPFPGLQHVAELLLTTPTGWAMLAVGLFVGALFAGFSFAISAFSIPMLLDQQIDAFTAMGVSAALVWNNLRPMLLWGALILALFVIAVATAGIGLIVIFPLLGHATWHAYKAVK